Proteins encoded in a region of the Rhizobium sp. CC-YZS058 genome:
- the rsmD gene encoding 16S rRNA (guanine(966)-N(2))-methyltransferase RsmD, with translation MRIVGGSLRGRSLSAPGSADIRPTTDRTRESLFNILSHSYPDSLDDTRVLDLFAGTGAVGLEALSRGCRQGLFVEMSAEGRGLLRTNIEALGLTGRARIYRRDATDLGGIGTVEPFQLLFADPPYGQGLGDRALAAAARGGWLVAGALVVLEERADVVPAPGPGYRSLDDRQFGDTRMHFYRFEPA, from the coding sequence ATGCGGATCGTCGGCGGAAGCCTGCGGGGCCGCAGCCTTTCGGCGCCGGGCTCGGCCGATATCAGGCCGACCACGGACCGGACGCGCGAAAGCCTGTTCAACATCCTGAGCCACAGCTATCCCGACAGTCTGGATGACACGCGGGTGCTCGATCTCTTTGCCGGTACCGGCGCGGTCGGGCTCGAGGCTCTGTCGCGCGGGTGCCGACAGGGGCTGTTCGTGGAAATGAGCGCCGAGGGGCGGGGCCTGCTGCGCACGAATATCGAGGCGCTCGGCCTCACCGGGCGGGCGCGCATCTACCGCCGCGATGCCACCGACCTCGGCGGCATCGGCACGGTGGAACCCTTCCAACTGCTGTTCGCCGATCCGCCCTATGGGCAGGGGCTCGGCGACCGCGCGCTTGCCGCAGCGGCGCGCGGCGGCTGGCTGGTGGCGGGCGCGCTCGTGGTGCTTGAAGAACGGGCCGATGTCGTGCCGGCGCCCGGGCCCGGCTATCGCAGCCTCGATGATCGCCAGTTCGGCGACACCCGCATGCATTTCTACCGTTTCGAGCCGGCCTGA
- a CDS encoding pseudouridine synthase — protein MTSKDKPPRGAASGRPTGSKSSGFKPSRSSAPKGEGRNASGSGKPGGGSFGAGKFGAGKARAGSSGESRGEARSEGRSRDTKPDFAKHGAGKPGAARPPRSFGAAREDRDETRAPRPRFDKADGKPARARKAETLATSEDAPQRISKILARAGVASRRDIERMIMEGRVALNGVVLETPVVNVTLSDRIEVDGQPIRGIERTRLWLYHKPAGLVTTNSDPEGRPTVFDRLPDELPRVLSIGRLDINTEGLLLLTNDGGLARVLELPSTGWLRRYRVRAHGAVEQADLDKLKDGIAVDGVLYGSIEATLDKVQGSNVWITMGLREGKNREIKNVLGALGLEVNRLIRVSYGPFQLGEIPEGAAQEIRGRMLRDQLGPRLIEEAKANFEAPLFNDSPAVTEEQADAPPTRSAGRERSSFREDDGDRRERLRARLDTRPDAGRGGRESRDAGRGGRDGKDAGWKSRDARDGGRGGRDGGRDEERFEARPKRQPAQRKRTANVWMAPGARPVSEKRAEGEAAEAPIRRDQTDGVPRGKRYGRTAEGQLTKGARKFDPDRKTEDRAPPRRTPRAARTVDSEGEWISASTPAPRDEGGFGRGNREGGAGRGAREGGFGKGGREGGFSRGGREGGFGDRPSGGRSFGDRAEAPRGGRDLSGRPAGGKPSGGKSFGEKSFGGRPSGSKPSGSKPFGSKPSGSRPSGGKPFGGRPGGGKPRGRGN, from the coding sequence ATGACATCCAAAGACAAGCCCCCGCGCGGCGCCGCATCCGGCCGCCCCACCGGCAGCAAATCCTCCGGCTTCAAGCCCTCCCGCTCCTCGGCGCCCAAGGGCGAAGGGCGCAATGCGTCCGGCTCCGGCAAGCCCGGTGGCGGAAGTTTCGGCGCCGGCAAGTTCGGCGCTGGCAAGGCCAGGGCCGGTTCGAGCGGCGAGAGCAGGGGCGAGGCCCGTTCGGAAGGCCGCAGCCGCGATACGAAGCCCGATTTCGCCAAGCACGGCGCAGGCAAGCCCGGCGCAGCCAGGCCGCCGCGGTCGTTCGGCGCTGCCCGCGAAGATCGCGATGAGACGCGGGCACCGCGTCCGCGCTTCGACAAGGCGGACGGCAAGCCGGCCCGGGCCCGCAAGGCCGAGACGCTCGCCACCAGCGAGGATGCGCCGCAGCGCATCTCCAAGATCCTGGCGCGCGCCGGGGTCGCCTCGCGGCGCGATATCGAGCGGATGATCATGGAAGGCCGCGTGGCGCTGAACGGCGTCGTGCTGGAGACCCCGGTCGTCAATGTCACGCTGTCCGACCGGATCGAGGTGGATGGCCAGCCGATCCGTGGCATCGAGCGGACCCGCCTCTGGCTCTATCACAAGCCTGCCGGGCTGGTGACCACCAATTCGGATCCGGAGGGGCGGCCCACCGTGTTCGACCGCCTGCCGGACGAGCTGCCGCGCGTGCTCTCGATCGGCCGCCTCGACATCAACACCGAAGGCCTGCTGCTGTTGACCAATGACGGCGGTCTGGCGCGGGTTCTGGAGCTGCCTTCCACCGGCTGGCTGCGCCGCTACCGCGTGCGCGCCCACGGCGCCGTCGAACAGGCGGACCTCGACAAGCTGAAGGACGGCATCGCCGTCGACGGCGTGCTCTACGGCTCGATCGAAGCGACGCTCGACAAGGTCCAGGGCTCGAATGTCTGGATCACCATGGGCCTGCGCGAAGGCAAGAACCGCGAGATCAAGAATGTGCTCGGCGCGCTCGGCCTCGAGGTCAACCGTCTGATCCGCGTGTCCTACGGGCCCTTCCAGCTCGGCGAAATTCCGGAAGGCGCGGCGCAGGAAATCCGCGGCCGCATGCTGCGCGACCAGCTGGGCCCGCGCCTGATCGAGGAAGCCAAGGCCAATTTCGAGGCGCCGCTCTTCAACGATTCCCCGGCCGTGACCGAGGAACAGGCCGATGCGCCGCCGACCCGCAGCGCCGGCCGCGAGCGTTCGAGCTTCCGCGAGGATGACGGCGACCGCCGCGAACGCCTGCGCGCCCGGCTCGATACCAGGCCGGACGCCGGCCGGGGAGGCCGGGAAAGCAGGGATGCCGGCCGGGGAGGCCGCGACGGCAAGGATGCCGGCTGGAAGAGCCGCGATGCCCGCGACGGCGGCCGGGGTGGCCGCGATGGTGGGCGGGACGAAGAGCGGTTCGAGGCGCGGCCGAAGCGCCAGCCGGCGCAGCGCAAGCGCACCGCCAATGTCTGGATGGCGCCCGGCGCACGGCCTGTCTCCGAAAAGCGGGCCGAAGGGGAGGCCGCGGAAGCGCCGATCCGCCGCGACCAGACCGATGGCGTGCCGCGCGGCAAGCGCTATGGCCGCACCGCGGAGGGCCAACTGACCAAGGGCGCCCGCAAGTTCGATCCCGATCGCAAGACCGAGGATCGCGCGCCACCGCGCCGCACGCCGCGCGCGGCGCGCACCGTCGATTCCGAAGGCGAATGGATCAGCGCCAGCACGCCGGCCCCGCGCGACGAGGGCGGTTTCGGCCGAGGCAACCGTGAGGGCGGCGCCGGCAGGGGCGCCCGCGAGGGCGGTTTCGGCAAAGGTGGTCGCGAGGGCGGCTTCAGCCGCGGCGGCCGCGAGGGTGGCTTCGGCGATCGCCCCTCCGGCGGCAGGAGTTTCGGAGACCGTGCTGAGGCTCCGCGCGGCGGCAGGGATCTCTCCGGCCGGCCCGCAGGCGGCAAGCCTTCGGGGGGCAAGAGTTTTGGCGAAAAGAGTTTTGGCGGCCGCCCGTCCGGGTCCAAACCGTCCGGATCCAAGCCGTTCGGGTCGAAGCCGTCGGGGTCGCGGCCTTCGGGCGGCAAGCCCTTTGGCGGCCGACCGGGCGGCGGCAAGCCGCGTGGGCGCGGGAACTAG
- a CDS encoding nucleoside deaminase encodes MVGTGGYMDVALREARAAGARGEVPVGAVIVVDGAVIAAAGNRTRERSDPTAHAEVEAIRAAAQALGSERLTEADLYVTLEPCAMCAAAISFARIRRLYYGAEDAKGGAVDHGPRFYHQPTCHHAPEVYSGLGEVEAARILKDFFAARR; translated from the coding sequence ATGGTCGGGACCGGCGGTTACATGGACGTGGCCTTGCGCGAGGCACGCGCGGCCGGCGCACGGGGCGAAGTCCCGGTGGGCGCGGTCATCGTCGTGGACGGCGCCGTAATCGCGGCCGCCGGCAACCGCACGCGCGAGCGCTCCGACCCGACTGCGCATGCCGAGGTCGAAGCCATTCGCGCCGCCGCGCAGGCGCTGGGCAGCGAGCGGCTGACCGAGGCGGATCTCTACGTGACGCTGGAACCCTGCGCCATGTGTGCCGCCGCCATTTCCTTCGCCCGGATCCGACGGCTCTATTACGGCGCCGAGGACGCAAAGGGCGGCGCGGTGGACCACGGCCCCCGCTTCTACCACCAGCCCACCTGCCATCACGCGCCCGAGGTCTATTCCGGCCTCGGCGAGGTGGAGGCGGCCCGCATCCTCAAGGACTTCTTCGCCGCGCGGCGGTGA
- the thiS gene encoding sulfur carrier protein ThiS, giving the protein MILTVNGETVDCAVDRLAALLTALDFEGDWLATAVNGELVHREERAAHPLRPGDRIEVLSPMQGG; this is encoded by the coding sequence ATGATCCTGACCGTGAATGGAGAAACCGTGGACTGCGCGGTCGACCGCCTGGCCGCGCTGCTCACCGCACTTGATTTCGAGGGCGACTGGCTGGCGACCGCCGTCAATGGCGAACTCGTCCACCGCGAAGAGCGTGCCGCCCATCCTCTCAGGCCGGGCGACCGCATCGAGGTTCTCTCGCCGATGCAGGGAGGCTGA
- a CDS encoding FAD-dependent oxidoreductase, with amino-acid sequence MSVVVRGAGVAGLAAALELARHGLHVTVVERRPAIGLGASHWAGGMLAPFCEGEVADPSVVERGRTAAAWWEAAVPGSVTQRGTLVLSHPRDRADLARFAARTTGHRRVEAAAIAALEPDLGHRFDTGLFFETEAHLDPRKALQGLHDAALRQGVRFLFGQEALPGGKDEVVVDCRGPDAIGGIAGLRGVRGEMLILETRDITLSRPVRLLHPRHPLYLVPRGGSRLMVGATMIETEDAGPVSVRSMMELLNAAYALHPALAEARIVETGTGVRPAFPDNVPRLVETAEGFALAGMYRHGFLLAPALALELAARLTASRMTTERKTA; translated from the coding sequence ATGAGCGTCGTCGTTCGGGGTGCGGGCGTCGCCGGCCTGGCTGCGGCGCTGGAGCTGGCGCGTCACGGACTTCACGTGACGGTGGTCGAGCGTCGTCCCGCCATCGGCCTCGGCGCCTCGCATTGGGCCGGCGGCATGCTGGCGCCGTTCTGCGAAGGGGAGGTGGCGGACCCGAGCGTGGTGGAGCGTGGCCGCACGGCCGCCGCCTGGTGGGAAGCGGCAGTGCCCGGTTCGGTCACGCAGCGTGGCACGCTCGTCCTCAGCCACCCGCGCGACCGGGCAGATCTTGCCCGGTTCGCTGCGCGGACCACAGGCCATCGCCGGGTGGAGGCTGCGGCAATCGCGGCGCTGGAGCCCGATCTCGGCCATCGCTTCGATACGGGCCTCTTCTTCGAGACCGAGGCGCATCTCGATCCGCGCAAGGCGCTGCAGGGGCTCCACGATGCCGCCCTGCGACAGGGCGTCCGCTTTCTCTTCGGTCAGGAGGCCTTGCCGGGCGGAAAGGACGAGGTCGTGGTCGATTGCCGGGGACCGGATGCCATCGGCGGGATCGCCGGGCTGCGCGGTGTCCGCGGGGAAATGCTGATCCTCGAAACCCGCGACATCACCCTGTCCCGCCCCGTCCGCCTCCTCCATCCGCGTCATCCCCTTTATCTGGTGCCGCGCGGCGGGAGCCGCCTCATGGTCGGCGCGACGATGATCGAGACCGAGGATGCCGGCCCTGTGTCCGTCCGCTCGATGATGGAACTGCTGAACGCTGCCTATGCGCTGCATCCCGCCCTTGCCGAAGCGCGGATCGTGGAGACCGGCACCGGCGTGCGCCCGGCCTTTCCCGACAATGTGCCGCGCCTGGTCGAAACGGCCGAGGGCTTTGCGCTGGCCGGCATGTATCGCCACGGCTTCCTGCTTGCCCCGGCACTCGCCCTGGAGCTTGCGGCGCGCCTGACCGCTTCCCGCATGACGACAGAAAGGAAAACGGCATGA
- a CDS encoding GNAT family N-acetyltransferase: MTSSPSCLRLRRATPADAPTILRFVRELAEYERALHEVEATLDSVTQSIFGEGSITQALICERLCDAAPAGNEQSPGQAEPIGFAVWFFSYSTWLARNGLYLEDLYVTPEARGAGAGRLMLRELARIAVAEGCGRFEWSVLDWNEPAIRAYNAIGAAPQREWIRYRLDGQALKDFAEG, from the coding sequence ATGACTTCATCACCGTCTTGCCTGCGCCTGCGCCGCGCGACCCCTGCGGACGCACCGACCATCCTGCGCTTCGTTCGGGAACTTGCCGAGTATGAGCGCGCGTTGCACGAGGTCGAGGCGACGCTCGACAGCGTCACCCAGTCGATCTTCGGCGAAGGCTCGATCACGCAGGCGCTCATCTGCGAGCGGCTTTGCGATGCCGCGCCGGCAGGGAACGAGCAATCTCCCGGACAGGCGGAGCCGATCGGCTTTGCCGTCTGGTTCTTCAGCTATTCCACCTGGCTCGCCCGCAACGGTCTCTATCTCGAAGACCTCTATGTCACGCCCGAAGCGCGCGGCGCCGGCGCCGGCCGCCTGATGCTGCGCGAACTCGCCCGCATCGCGGTCGCCGAAGGCTGTGGCCGTTTCGAGTGGAGCGTGCTCGACTGGAACGAACCCGCCATCCGCGCCTACAACGCCATCGGCGCCGCCCCCCAGAGGGAATGGATCCGCTACCGGCTCGACGGCCAGGCGCTGAAGGATTTCGCTGAAGGCTGA